The Primulina tabacum isolate GXHZ01 chromosome 1, ASM2559414v2, whole genome shotgun sequence genome contains the following window.
TTttctttgatttattttaaatgaattaacattaattaataaaaaaatatcaactCGTTTTTGAGATATATTTACTTGATACCGTCTTACAAAAgaatgttgggtgcaataattgttcctgctggaagagcgatcgaaccgtggtgcttgagctgctgtgcggtttaaaatatttgagttgcaccattatcaCCAGCTTTAGCTTTTGGTAAATCaataagcactcggtcctacaaataCCTACTAAAATATTGgagaattataaaattttgaacaaaaacgtAAACTTCAATTATATTCTAACAAAAAAGGAGATaatgtaggaccgagcgcttgccgctttaccaaaagcaatagttagtggtaatggtgcaactcaaatctttttaaaccgcacaacagctcaagcaccacggttcgatggCTCTActaagcagggacaattattgcaaccaacaatctcccctcccaataattgcactcattgcaatcaatgggaatcgaacccgtgaccttagctctgatatcaattgtaggaccgagcacttgtcgctttaccaaaagccatagctagtggtaatggtgcaactcaaatatttttaaaccgcacaacagctcaagcatcaCGTTTCGAtggctctaccaagcagggacaattattgcacccaacagataaatataacaaaaataattatttttaaaataagaaaatagttcgtttttttttaaatgaaatgtaAATCTCgttattgttttatttattttaaatttcattaaagattaAAGAtatagttttatttaaaaaaacatagaGTGTAAATTTCATTTCAATAAGTGGTGGCtggattttatttttcttcaatttattttagaattcaCTAATAGATggaaaaaaaaccaaaatatatatttattattattattattttaaattttattaaagatatatattttttataaaaaaaaaaattgagtgcaaatttcattccaaaaatagaagataaatttaaatttcattataaAAAATGATAGCTACATTTTTCATTCTAAAATATGATagctaaatttcatttttcttgtttttattttagaatTCAAGAATAGTtaggaaaaaacaaaaaaaaaacatatatttattattgttatcattttgaatttcattaaaggtataagttttttttaaaaaaatggtgtGCAAATTTCATCACAAAATTTTATACATTATCATATAAGATTTTTTATGCATCTTAACATcgataaattcactaaaaatttattgatttatattttaattatggtTATCACATAATTCTGGTTTCGCCCCAGACTTTATGTATTCGTTTGCTTGAATTTATTGTTGGCTCATTTGGCCAAGACTCATAACATGTAAAAAATGAAAGTAAATATCAATTTTAAGATatgataatatatttatatattgtaatAAATGTGTTTATCCCTCAcgatactgaaaaataaattaaaaataatatgttgacAAACAAATTATCAGGAATCTAAAAACACAATTCAAATGTTTCGATTTTCAGTGATTACCAAAATATCTCAACAACAACAATTTATGGACAAGAtagtaaaatcaaaatttaaaaaaacagacaaaaaacatatatttattattattatcatttcgaatttcattaaagatataagtttttttagaaaatgaattattactattattttaaatttcattaaagacaaatattttttaaaaaaatggagtGCAAATGTCattccaaaaaatgaaaaataaatttagatttcaatttaaaaatggtaaataaatttttcattctaAAAAATAGTAgcaaaatttcaattttcttcaatttattgtAGAAGTCATTAATAGTTaggaaaaacaaacaaaaaatatgtattaataaatataatttaatgaaGATAAGAACATACATGTAAATTcataattcaaactcatatatttataatattaaaagatatatatatatttatttatttatttatggaaCGAAATAATAGGAACCAAAGGAAATGTAGATCGGAAATATCCAAAGCCATGCGTCTGGCAATGTTGTCCTCACCATTGCCCCCTACCATTTTCCACTTCTTCCGTCGCACAAACATGCCACCGGAATTGCTCAGCCGCGGCTTCGCCGATACAACAACACTCGACAACACTAGGCACACACCAGTTAGACCAAAATCCACGTGGAAAACAAAAAACAATCCGATTCCGATTGAGTGAGCTCTGCAGACAAGGGCAGGTCCACCTCGCACGCCAACTTTTCGATGCAATTCCCCAGCCAACTACTGTTCTTTGGAATACTATTATTATCGGATACATTTGTAACAGTATGCCACATGAAGCTATCTCCCTCTACTCCAGCATGTTCTTTACTATAAGCTCCTCCTCGACCCCTCAAATGTGTGATGCTTATACTTACTCTTCCGTGCTTAAAGCCTGTGCTGAGACGAAGCAGCTTGTGGTAGGTAAAGCGCTGCACTGTCATATTTTACGTTCCCATGTAAATCCCAGTAGGATTGTTTACAATTCTTTGTTGAATATGTATCTGGCTTGTCTTTTGAGTGAGGTACATTTGCTGAGGTGTGATATGGTGGCGAGGCTGTTTAAGACCATGCGGAAGCGAAACGTGGTTTCTTGGAACACTATGATTTCCTGGTACGCAAAGTCTAGTAAATTTGTGGAAGCAGTTGGGATTTTCTTGATGATGATGAAAACGGATGTTAAGCCTACTGTTGTTAGTTTTGTGAATCTTTTTCCGGCTGTGGCTGGTTTAAGGGATATTGAAATTGCTAATTTGGTTTTTGGGATGGTTGTGAAATTGGGGGATGAGTATGTAAATGACTTGTTTGTGGTGAGCTCAGCGATTTCCATGTATGCCGAAGTTGGTTGCCTTGATACAGCTAGGAAGATTTTTAATAATTGTTCAGAGAAAAACGCCCATGTTTGGAACGCGATGATAGGTAGTTATGTTCAGAATAATTGCCCGATCGATGCACTTGAGCTGTTCTGTAATGCCTTGGAGTATCAGAATGATGATGATATAGATGATGTGACATTCCTCCTGGCATTAACCGCAGCTTCACAGTTGCAATGCTTGGATGTTGCCCAGCAGCTGCATTCATATTTAATTAAGATTTCCTTCGCTTCTTCTATTGTTCTGCTCAATGCAGTTATAGCTTTGTATTCAAGGTGCAATTGGATTTGCGATTCATTCAAAGTTTTCAGTGAAATGCAGGAAAGAGATGTTGTGTCATGGAACTCCATGATATTTGCTCTGGTGCAGAATGGGTTGGATGATGAAGGGTTGATGCTTGTCTATGAGATGCAAAAGCACGGATTTTCCACTGATGATGTGACAATTACTGCTTTGCTCTCGGCTGCATCAAATCTTAGAGACCTGGAAATCGGCAAGCAGACCCATGCTTATCTGATCAGGCATTGTATTCAATTCAGTGGTATGGAGAGTTATCTCATAGATATGTATGCAAAATCAGGTTTAACACAAGCTGCAGAAACAATCTTTAATAGCAATTGCAAAGACGATCGTGATCAAGCCAGTTGGAACGCCATGATTTCTGGGAGCATGCAAAACGGGTTGATTGGTCAatccttcattatttttcagcagATGATGGAGGAGAATGTCATCCCCAATGCCATGACCTTGGTCTCGATTCTTCCAGCATGCAGTCAGTCAGGTAATATAGGTCTGGGTAAGCTTCTCCACGGTTTTGCTATTCGGAATTTCATGGACCAAAATGTCTTTGTGAGCTCTGCTATGGTGGATATGTACTCAAAATCAGGTGCAATTGTTTATGCCGAAAGAGTTTTTATGACTACCACTGGAAAAAATTCAGTCACTTGCACTAATATGATACTGGGTTATGGTCAACATGGAATGGTTGAGAAGGCTTTTATGCTATTTTATTCTATGGAGGAATGGGGCGTAGACCCTGATGCTGTTACTTTTGTGGCAGTCTTATCCGCTTGCAGTTATGCTGGTTTAATCGATGAAGGCATagaaatatttgagttgatggAGTGCAAATATGGGATAAGACCCTCAAGAGAACATTATGCTTGTATTGTGGACATGTTAGGAAGAGTTGGGAGGGTCGTTGAAGCATATGATTTTGCACTAAGATTGGGTAAAGAAGGCAATGTGTCGGGAATCTGGGGGTCACTGCTCGCTGCCTGCAAAATTCATAAAAACTTTGAGTTGGGAAAATCTGTGGCTAATAAGTTGCTTGAAATTGAGGGGGCTGGCAGGATCACAGGTTATCATGTTCTCCTTTCTAACATGCATGCAGAAGAAGGAAACTGGGAAGATGTGAAGAGTTTGAGGCAAGAAATGCTACAAAAGGGTTGGACAAAGGAGGTCGGTTGCAGTTGGATTGATGCTTCTGGTTATGCTAACTGTTTTACATCCAAAGATAGAAGGCACCCCCAGTGTGCAGAGATTTATCAGTTGTTGAAGGTTTTGTCTGAAAACATGAAGGATGCTGGTGATGCGCCTCCGCTTCTGTATATTGAATGCTAGACGAAAGCTGGAAGAAAGCGACAATTTGTGTTCCATTAATGGAATTACACCAAATTAATTTTACCAAATTTGCATGGGGCAAAAGAATCAGTTGGCGCAGTTGTGCGATTTTCACTATGCATGTTTGTCATTGTGTCATGCTTAAGTTGACATGAATCACAACCCCCCCTCCCCACCCCCCCCACACACACCATCCCCACGAGAAAAGATATCTTCTTTATCACGATGGTTGTCTTTAATTAGCATGTGATATATTTGTAAGATATTGAGTTCAATGATTTGTTTTCATGTGTTCTTGTGCAGGTAAAGATCTAAAGAAGTTATTAATCTGCGGTCCTGCAAGTGATGAGGACTCTTTGTTTCATGTGTAAGTGGCATGCTCATTTTTGTGGTTAGCTTGTGATTTTGCTCTTATGGTGCTCTATTCACCTCAGGTAAATGTATTTAAATGGCAGGAATGAATTTAGATAGTTGGGCCATTGTGATTATTTTGTAAACCGCAATATTCTGATGCTATTGATTTACTGGGGAATCGGATTCGTTAATGATAACCCACCATTGATATCCTGCAGCCGAGCTGAATGAGATAAGAAGTATCAAAAGTGACTTGGTATAGATCAATTGAAGAAATAGAGACAGGGTTGTTACAGTGGCCTTCATTATATAGGGGCTGGAAGTAACCAATAATAGTATAGtatctacaattttattttgtCATTTGGTCAATGGATCATTTAAAGTTCAGGATTCCCCAAATCCGTTTGAGAATTCATACTAGTGGGAGTATAGAAGATGATGCAGATGACAAGGTCAGCAAGAACAAGACATTAAATTTTCTTCAAGGAAAAATAAGTTGCCCGAGAGTGTCGATAGGAAATCATGTATTTCAAGTAGAAATCTCCAAGTTCCAAACAAGTGTCATCTACACACCTCTGGCTTCTTTACAAAAATTGTGATGGTGCGTTGGACAGTCGAAGAGCAGGTACTGTTCAGCTCAGGCAATACTCGGAATTTTGGGCCCCTAAATTGATCAAGAAAGAGTTGTCATTATGAGTGGAGCTGTTGATTTCCAGGTCACCTCAACTGGGTTCGAGTAAAACAGAGGATGTTAAAAAATGCACATCAAAAGCCAAGAGAAGTTGTTTCATATGGACTTGAGTTGAAGGGTCAAGACAACATTGTTAGCATTTATATCGAGCAGTCTTTGCATCGACAAAGCTTCTGGGTTCGTTTTCCTCCATCCTATCCTTCATACATTTGTCAATGGAATGACCCTTGTTCACAAAATCAAGGTTGAAGATCAGAAAATCTGATGAAGtggtttcttttctttttctaaaGCAATGACCAAGTGATTTTGACTCGAGTGACATGTGTTATCCATGACTTTGTTCCTTAGAAATATGAAGACTTGAGGGGTATCTCTTGAATATCTGTTTCAGTTTGTTCGAGGAACTGAGATTTGTATTATTGACTATTTCTTCAATTTGGGAGAGATTGGTCTTTTCACTTCGATTTTAAAAGTTAAAATAGTAGCTTctagaaatttttttgttgGTACTTAAAATGCTATggtaataatataaattttagttctcaaatattaaaataatatatattttcatatcaATAGTTTAAGGGTTTTGCAATTAGGTCCATCCTTGTTCCTTACGTGCCAAAGTGATCCCTAAATTTAAGTGGATAAAGTCATTAGCTCAACCTGAATGGCTATAATAATTTTGTGGAAAAAACAAAGTTTTTGTGCTCAAATATACAACTAAATTTAGTTTTAATACTTGATATTTCACCTTAATTATTTGTTACTTAACGCGTTTAAAATCAATCGGTTCTGCGGAAGGTGTGAAATATTTGGCATCGGTTTCAAGTTTGAAAGAATGTTTCATGTTCCAGACTTAATTGTAACAAATCTTTTTTAtagattttgaaaatttcatgcTTTATGATGTTTCTGGATATGGATCGACCCTCCGTTCCCACTTATAACTCGtagtttctttttaaaaaaaaaaaaaacaaacgaTACGTCGATTAGTTATCCtatttttcaaataatcaaTTTGGCTCCCAAATATGTTTCAAGTAAATTGATTTTAGTCTCcatctttttctctattttGATATATAACATTGTAACCTAtcaaacaaaaatcaatatTGGTAAACAcatattaaataaatgaataaatttaCAAGGAATTtaggttttattttttaataattagaaAACTAtgcaaatttataatatttggcGTTAGTTGCATATAAGTATGTGGATTATACGTggttgaatttaataaataagcAGACAAGTTTTACCACATCATAAAGAAGATGCACgaaactgatttaacccaaaaattgtaattattaattttaaaatttataaaatactttaaatattcttttatttatattttattggatattatgcataaaatcgttatttattgtttattttttcaaataacGACTCTTCACATTGTTCTAAAGCAAAGTCCGAAGTCGCAATATGTTTCACAAAAAAGGATCTCCCGGATCTCCCGGATTTGTCTTTCTTGTGTCGTTCTTCGGGATCTCCTggattgattttattttattttttatgttcaaaaaaaatgaaaaaaaaaaagaactgaTCGATAGATTCCTCGAAATAAATGAGAAGGAAATGAAAGATgcaccaaaaatataattaactCTTCATAATTAGAAGAAGCTTTTTTTTAGGGAagctttaaattttaataaaagttGGTGATATAGATCATATCCATTAAAAAAATGTGGGATCAAATTTGGGGGAACAAACgaaatatcaaatctgaaagttGTAAATACAAAAGGATCAAATCTATGGTAAGGTAAAGAGAAGGGatacaaaaataatttattctaaAAAGTCAAAACTAACATGCGTTCAAGATTGACCTCTTCCAATctgattaaattattaattatgcTACTAATctaatcaaataaatcaaaacgataaagaaattaataaatcGGCTAATTAAATCTCAATAATAATGCAcagaagacaaaaacttgtgtgaaacggtccaacgggtcgtattttgtgatacagatatcttatttgggttatccatgaaaaaacattactttttatggtaagagtattactttttattgtgaatatcgataggattgacccgtctcacagataaagattcgtgagaccgtcttacaagagaacTACTCTGCACAGAAAGCTCAAAttctaattttaattaaatttcaaaatttaaaaagaaattaaacgtaaaattataaatataacttaaatattttaaattatacgtGATTCAAACGTCATGTTTCGATTTATTTatcgataaaaacaattataGTAACCACCACATAGTTGTCTTTGTTGTATGATAAGTTgccatattttatataatataaaaatttaaattaatcaaaggATAATAAGCACGCAACGCCACGGAGACTCGAATACTACAAATTCAACGAGCCTCCGTTCCTTCACAAATTCAATTTTCACCAATCCCCACTCGATAAAACTATTTATTCAATCACTTTCACCTGAATCGAAGTGTCTCCCATTGATCTCCCGATTCTTGTTTTCCATCCGGGTCGTTCACAAATTCTCTCAAAacctccaaaaaaaaaaacgcgTTTTTTTTCTTGAGATTCTCCTATGGCGGAAAATTCCAAGGATGATGATGTGCTGGGTCAACTCTGCGAGTTGGTCGATGCTATCTATGGGTTACCAGATTGCAGGACG
Protein-coding sequences here:
- the LOC142537625 gene encoding LOW QUALITY PROTEIN: pentatricopeptide repeat-containing protein At3g22150, chloroplastic-like (The sequence of the model RefSeq protein was modified relative to this genomic sequence to represent the inferred CDS: deleted 1 base in 1 codon); its protein translation is MRLAMLSSPLPPTISTSSVAQTCHRNCSAAASPIQQHSTTLGTHQLDQNPRGKQKTIRFRLSELCRQGQVHLARQLFDAIPQPTTVLWNTIIIGYICNSMPHEAISLYSSMFFTISSSSTPQMCDAYTYSSVLKACAETKQLVVGKALHCHILRSHVNPSRIVYNSLLNMYLACLLSEVHLLRCDMVARLFKTMRKRNVVSWNTMISWYAKSSKFVEAVGIFLMMMKTDVKPTVVSFVNLFPAVAGLRDIEIANLVFGMVVKLGDEYVNDLFVVSSAISMYAEVGCLDTARKIFNNCSEKNAHVWNAMIGSYVQNNCPIDALELFCNALEYQNDDDIDDVTFLLALTAASQLQCLDVAQQLHSYLIKISFASSIVLLNAVIALYSRCNWICDSFKVFSEMQERDVVSWNSMIFALVQNGLDDEGLMLVYEMQKHGFSTDDVTITALLSAASNLRDLEIGKQTHAYLIRHCIQFSGMESYLIDMYAKSGLTQAAETIFNSNCKDDRDQASWNAMISGSMQNGLIGQSFIIFQQMMEENVIPNAMTLVSILPACSQSGNIGLGKLLHGFAIRNFMDQNVFVSSAMVDMYSKSGAIVYAERVFMTTTGKNSVTCTNMILGYGQHGMVEKAFMLFYSMEEWGVDPDAVTFVAVLSACSYAGLIDEGIEIFELMECKYGIRPSREHYACIVDMLGRVGRVVEAYDFALRLGKEGNVSGIWGSLLAACKIHKNFELGKSVANKLLEIEGAGRITGYHVLLSNMHAEEGNWEDVKSLRQEMLQKGWTKEVGCSWIDASGYANCFTSKDRRHPQCAEIYQLLKVLSENMKDAGDAPPLLYIEC